The following proteins come from a genomic window of Plectropomus leopardus isolate mb chromosome 11, YSFRI_Pleo_2.0, whole genome shotgun sequence:
- the ube2na gene encoding ubiquitin-conjugating enzyme E2Na — protein sequence MAGLPRRILKETQRLLAEPVPGIKAEPDEGNARYFHVVIAGPQDSPFEGGTFKLELFLPEEYPMAAPKVRFMTKIYHPNVDKLGRICLDILKDKWSPALQIRTVLLSIQALLSAPNPDDPLANDVAEKWKSNEAEAIETAKTWTSLYARSNV from the exons GAAACTCAGCGCTTGCTCGCAGAGCCTGTCCCAGGCATCAAGGCAGAGCCAGATGAAGGCAACGCCCGCTACTTTCATGTGGTCATTGCTGGACCTCAGGACTCACCTTTTGAAGGCGGCACATTTAAACTTGAGCTCTTTTTACCTGAAGAATATCCCATGGCAGCTCCTAAAGTACGCTTCATGACCAAAATATATCATCCCAATGTAGACAAGCTGGGAAGAATATGTCTTGACATTTTGAAAG ataaatgGTCACCAGCTCTGCAGATTCGCACAGTGCTGCTATCAATCCAGGCGTTACTAAGCGCACCCAACCCTGATGATCCCCTAGCAAATGATGTTGCAGAAAAGTGGAAGTCCAATGAAGCTGAAGCCATAGAAACAG cCAAGACATGGACCAGTCTTTATGCTAGAAGCAATGTGTAG